In Solidesulfovibrio sp., one DNA window encodes the following:
- a CDS encoding flavodoxin family protein has product MTRPGPAAVFLCGPRAGGNSDTAGLAFAEGLAGAGIAVRLIRLREEAVAPCRGCGACAGPGHRCPLDRDGDAAEALFDVIETASIAVFAAPIYFYHLPALCKAFIDRAQRRYALAGDAVPAGPGPAHALLVAGRPRGERLFEGALLTLKYFLRPLGRALGSSWLGRGLDAPGDLAGDAAALAGIAALAGEAARGLRA; this is encoded by the coding sequence GTGACGCGGCCCGGGCCGGCGGCCGTGTTCCTGTGCGGCCCCCGGGCCGGGGGCAATTCCGACACGGCCGGCCTGGCCTTCGCCGAGGGGCTGGCCGGGGCGGGGATTGCCGTGCGCCTGATCCGGCTTCGCGAGGAGGCGGTGGCCCCGTGCCGGGGCTGCGGGGCCTGCGCCGGGCCGGGGCACCGCTGCCCGCTGGACCGTGACGGCGACGCGGCCGAGGCGCTTTTCGACGTCATCGAGACGGCCTCAATCGCGGTCTTTGCCGCGCCCATCTATTTCTACCACCTGCCGGCGCTGTGTAAGGCCTTCATCGACCGGGCCCAGCGCCGCTACGCCCTGGCCGGCGACGCCGTCCCCGCCGGGCCCGGGCCGGCCCACGCCCTGCTCGTGGCCGGCCGGCCCCGGGGCGAGCGGCTGTTCGAGGGGGCGCTGTTGACGCTCAAGTATTTCCTGCGTCCCCTGGGCCGGGCGCTCGGTTCGTCGTGGCTGGGCCGCGGCCTGGACGCGCCGGGGGATCTGGCCGGCGACGCCGCCGCCCTGGCCGGTATCGCCGCCCTGGCCGGCGAGGCCGCCCGTGGCCTGCGCGCCTGA
- a CDS encoding ComF family protein — MACAPEGRLLRLVRFFGRGLLSLCDRCQACSGLLPDTDQPHPLCPACAARLAPRLGGHCPRCGELGPQASAAPLVCPDCRRQGRPWDGFAFHGAYEGLLRQLVLAFKFHGRLGQGRLLAGLVAEAYLRAAARTGEGAMDPAGPDLLVPVPLHPRRLAWRGFNQSLELSRVLAARLGRPVVPAALARIRHTTPQSSLPGAARQANIAGAFAAAPALVAGRAVLLVDDVMTTGATVDTAARALRRAGAARVDVVVAAR, encoded by the coding sequence GTGGCCTGCGCGCCTGAGGGCCGGCTTCTCCGGCTGGTCCGCTTTTTCGGCCGGGGACTGCTGTCGCTGTGCGACCGCTGCCAGGCCTGTTCGGGGCTGTTGCCCGACACGGACCAGCCCCATCCCCTCTGTCCGGCCTGTGCCGCGCGCTTGGCCCCGCGCCTTGGCGGCCACTGTCCCCGTTGCGGGGAGCTCGGCCCCCAGGCGAGTGCCGCGCCGCTGGTCTGTCCCGATTGCCGCCGCCAGGGCCGGCCCTGGGACGGGTTCGCCTTCCACGGGGCCTACGAGGGGCTTTTGCGCCAGTTGGTGCTGGCGTTCAAGTTCCACGGCCGCCTGGGCCAGGGCCGGCTCTTGGCCGGCCTTGTCGCCGAGGCCTACCTGCGCGCGGCGGCGCGTACGGGCGAGGGGGCCATGGACCCGGCCGGGCCGGACCTCCTTGTCCCCGTGCCGCTGCATCCCCGGCGCCTGGCCTGGCGGGGCTTCAACCAGAGCCTGGAGCTTTCCCGGGTCCTGGCGGCCCGGCTCGGCCGGCCGGTGGTCCCGGCCGCCCTGGCCCGCATCCGCCACACCACGCCGCAAAGCAGCCTGCCCGGCGCCGCGCGCCAGGCCAACATCGCCGGGGCCTTCGCCGCCGCCCCCGCCCTGGTGGCCGGCCGGGCGGTGCTGCTCGTGGACGACGTCATGACCACCGGGGCCACGGTGGACACCGCCGCCCGGGCCTTGCGCCGGGCCGGGGCGGCGCGGGTGGACGTGGTGGTGGCGGCCCGCTGA
- a CDS encoding MBL fold metallo-hydrolase: MDIKTFPLGPLETNCYLATVGNVAVAVDVGGDPAPVAAFLTEKKLSLEAVLVTHLHCDHLYGVGELARAFAVPVLAGAADAFLLDTELGRGGFMGLPRVPAFAWEPIAPGEATYLGQPCRVLATPGHSPGSLSYYFPQAGLVFVGDLLFYRSIGRTDFDGGDYDTLLRSVREAVFALPPDTVVYSGHGPATTVGDERRHNPFFSEFAR; this comes from the coding sequence ATGGACATCAAGACGTTTCCCCTCGGCCCCCTGGAGACGAACTGTTATCTGGCCACCGTCGGCAACGTGGCCGTCGCGGTGGATGTCGGCGGCGATCCCGCCCCGGTTGCAGCGTTTTTGACCGAAAAAAAACTTTCCCTGGAAGCGGTGCTGGTCACGCACCTGCACTGCGACCACCTCTACGGCGTGGGCGAGCTGGCCCGGGCCTTCGCCGTTCCGGTCCTCGCCGGGGCGGCCGACGCCTTCCTGCTCGACACGGAACTCGGCCGGGGCGGGTTCATGGGCCTGCCCCGGGTGCCCGCATTCGCCTGGGAGCCCATCGCGCCGGGCGAGGCGACCTACCTCGGCCAACCGTGCCGGGTCCTGGCCACGCCGGGGCATTCGCCGGGCAGCCTGTCCTATTATTTCCCCCAGGCCGGCCTGGTGTTCGTCGGGGACCTGCTTTTCTACCGCTCCATCGGCCGCACGGATTTCGACGGCGGCGACTACGACACGCTCCTGCGTTCCGTGCGGGAGGCCGTCTTCGCCCTGCCGCCGGACACGGTGGTCTACAGCGGCCACGGCCCGGCCACCACCGTCGGCGACGAGCGGCGCCACAATCCGTTTTTTTCGGAGTTCGCCCGGTGA